The following DNA comes from Candidatus Coatesbacteria bacterium.
GCGAACGCATCGTGGCCATGAGCAAGCGCCAGGGCAATCTGGTCACCCTGGACGACCTGATCGACGAGGTCGGCGTCGACGTGGCCCGCTACATGTTCCTCGAGCGCTCGCCGGAGAGCCACCTCGAGTTCGACCTCGACCTGGCCGCCGAGCGCTCCGCCGAGAACCCGGCCTACTATCTGCAGTACGCCTACACCCGCATCTGCAGCATCTTCGCCAACGCGCGGAAGCAGGGCTTCAAGCTTGACGACCTCGACACCGTCGACTTGACACCCCTGTTCACCGTCAACGACGACCGCGACGGGAGCGCCGTCGGGCGTCAGACCGAGCTGCTGCGCCAGCTCATCTACTACCCCGGCGTGGTCCACGAGGCGGCGGAGCATCGGGCGCCCCAGCGCCTCGCCGCCTATCTGCACCAGTTGGCCGGCCTGTTCCACCCCTACTACAAGGCGGTCAAGGTGCTGATCGAGGACAAGGCGACGGCCCGGGCCCGCCTGGCCCTCTGCCGAGCGCTGCAGGGGGTTCTGCGCCACGGCTTCGGCCTCCTCGGTCTGGAGGCCCGTGAGGAGATGTGACGGCGCGTTATCGACCTCGCTGGCCCCCGAATTAGCCAGGCGTCGGGGGCCTTTGTTATGCTTATGGTGTCTCGAACCCGCCGACCACCAAGAAGAAACCCCGGTGAAAGGAACCATGGGCGGACTACGCAACCTCCTCTACCTGATCGCCCGGCTGTTGGGCGACCTCAACGCCGTCTCGAAGAATCGTATCGGCCGGCGTGTGGGCCGGCGCGCCGCCGGCAAGGCCTCCGGCGGGCTGTTCCGCAAGCTGTTCAAGTAAGCCCGACCGGGCGCTGCCGACCCGCCGGGTCGAAGGTCTGAATACCAACGGGGCCCTTGGGGCCCCGTTGGTGTAATCGTCGCTGTCAACCCGACTAGGCCTCGATCAGCTCGACGTTGGCCCGGGGCAGGGTGACCTCTTCGTCATCGTAGAGCCGGGCCTTGAGCACGCGGACCTTGGCCTCGCTCTCCAGCTTGGTCAACTCGACGGGCAGCTCGGTGACCTTGGCCAGGCGACCGAAATAGGGCTCGCGGATGATGCGGATGACCGTGCCGATCAGCAGGTCGCCGCCTTCTTCCCCGGCGCGCTCCTCGATGCTCCCGCCTTCGGAGATCTGGGGGACGATGATCTCGGGACGGATGACCCCGGCGCGGATCTGAGTGGCGCCGTTGATGCTGGCCATCTTACCCTCCAGGCTCTTGAGCAGCTTGAAGGTGTCGTGGGCCATCTCGATGGCGCCGAAACCCTCGGTGACGATCAGGGTGACGCCCTTGTCCTCGTGGCCGGTGATGGCCACGCCAAGGTCGAAGCCCAGGAACTCCTTTAGATCGCTGTCGTTGAAGCCGCCGGCGACCACACCCACGGCGCCGACCTCGATGGCTCGGCGCAGGGCGGTGTTGGTCACCAGAGCGCCGCCGACGACGACCTTGTCCTTGCAGTCCTCGGTGATCAGCTCGGCGGTCAGCTCGGCGGACGGGTCATCGACGACGACCTTGATCTCGCCGTGGGTTTCCCCGCCGATGCCGAAGATGCCCTGGATGAAAGCGCCCGTGGTCTTGATGACCACACCCTCCTCGGGCAGGACCTCGTCGACGACACCCTCGCAGTAGGCGTTGACCTCGACGGGATGGGGCGGCTCGCGCAGCATGACCTGGCCGGTGACGGCGGAGATATTCTCGATGGTGCCCTTGACCGGAGCCTGGAGCTCACTCTTGAACAGGCCGAACAGGCCTTTGGTCTTGGCGATCAACTGGCCCTTCTCGACCTCATCGCCCTCCGTGACGATCATGATCTCCGGCACGTCCTCGGGGGGGACGGAGAACTTGTTGGCCACGTTGACGCTCTCGACGTTACCGGGAAGCAGGGTGCGGGCGACGACGTCCAGGGCGCCGACGCGCTGGCCCTTCTCCACCAGGACCTCGCCCAGCAGGGGCAACTTGCGCTCCTTGGTAACGACGGTTTGCGGGGTGACCTTGAGGCCGGGGGTATAGGCGTGTCCCACAGCGTTCCTCCTGATGCACTCTTATAGTGTGTCGCCGCTATGGTTACTCGTGCTCGTAGTTCGGGTAGCAGTCGAGGGCGGCGTGCCATTCCTTGAGTTTGTTGATCCGCTCGCTGTCGTCCTCGGGCAGCTCGAAGGGTCGGCGGCCGCGTCCGTCGAGGATGATGCCCGAGAGTCCGCCCGAGACTTCGGCGACGGCTTCCTTGCCCGGACCCTCGCCGAAGTCGACGTTCCGTTCGGCCTTGAGGACACGCACGATCGCCTTGCTCGGAAACTCGAGGGGCACGATGTCGATGACGCCGAAGGTCATTTCCTTGTTGATCTTCTCGCCGTCGGGCAGCTCGATTTCAAGCTCGGCCAGCTTGGCGCCGGGTTTGGCCTTACAGATCGGGGCGACGCAGGTGCCCAGATGGATCAGGCAGTCCTTGACGAAGACGTCGGTGGCCGCCTTCTCGTTGGAGCGGCTGAGGACGCCCAGCTGAGGCATCATGAAGATCGAGTCCACGGCCAGGCTGGTGAAGCCCTCGGGCAGGAAGGCGTCGATCAGCATCAGCGCCGACTGGGAGCGCCGCGGGGCGTGAGAGAGCACGCCGCCGGAGCCGACCAGGATGTCCAGGTCCAGCATGTCGACCAGGCTCTCCGAGCCCTTCTGTTCGAAGGTTTCGGTGATGGTGCGCAGGCGCTGGACGCCCTTGAGCCCGACGGCCAGGCGCTTGTGCTGGATGAAGGCCAGACGCAGCGCCTCCCGGGCGATGCCCTGCTCGATGATCAGATCCTCGAGGGTCTGGGGGATGGTGGTCGGCCGGATCATCTTGTTGCGGATGCGGTTGCGCAGATCCCTCTCGTCCATGTGGAAGGGGACCCAGCGCATCACGTTGTCGAAGCCGGCCTCGGCCATCACGTTGGAGATCGAGTAGCTCATGCCGAGGTTGGCCGAAACGGTGCGGTTGAAGACCGTCTCCTTGGTCTCTTCGAATTTCTCGCCCTTGAAGACGCTGAAGACGTCGGTGGTGGCGCCGCCGATGTCGACGCCGACGACGGTGATGCTCTCGCGGCGGGCGATGGTCTGGATGATCTCGCCGACGGCTCCCGGGGTGGGCATGATCGGCACCTGTTTGCCCGTGGTGTCCCTGGCCCAGGTCATCAGCTTGGCGTAGCCCGGGGCCTGGGCCATCACGTGCTCCATGAACAGGTTGTGGATGGCGTGGCGGGCCGGTCCCAGGTTCTCGCGCTCCAGTACGGGGCGGATGTTGTCGACCAGCATCAGCGCCGTCTTCTCTTCCAGATCCTCCTTGACCTTGTCCCGGGCGGCGACGTTGCCGGCGTAGATGACCGGCAGGTCGTAGCCGGCGCCGAAGCGCGGCTTGGGGTCGGCGGCGGCGATGATCTCGGACAGCTCGACGACGTGCTTGATCGTCCCGCCGTCGATTCCACCGGAGAGCAGGATGATGTCCGGGCGCAGCCGGCGGATCGATTCGATTTTCTCATGGTTGGGACGGCGGTCGTTGGTGGCCAGGACGTCCATCACGATGGCCCCGGCGCCCAGGGCCGCGCGCTCGGCCGACTCGCCGGTCATCTCTTTGACCACTCCGGCGACCATCATCTGCAACCCGCCGCCGGCCGAGCTGGTCGAGAGATAGATATCGCAACCCTGGTCGGGCTGCTCGGTGACGAGGATGGTGCCGTCCTCGGAGATCAGCTTGCGGTTGGAGAGCTCCTCCACCTCGCTGACGGCGTTGATCACGCCGCGGGTGACGTCCTCGGCCGGGGCCTCGACGGTGGTCGGAGCCTCGCCGCGAACCATCAAACGGTAGGTGCCGTCCTGTTGTTTCTGGATCAGGATGGCCTTGGTGGTAGTGGAGCCGCAGTCCGTTGCCAGAATAGTGTTCATTGACCTGCCTCGTTCGCTATGCCGGCTAGTCGCGTCAACAACCGGTGGTTGCGCTCCGCCGCCGGATTGTTGATAAACCGAGCGGCGGGTCTGGTTGAACGATGTAATGCGGGGTCGATTTTAACAACTCCGAACCCAAAAAGACAGCATCTTCCTCGCCGCCCCGCGGCGGACTCACCTCCAGCGCCAGCGCTTGCGCTTGGCGACCTTGCGCCGGGCCAGTCCGGCGTTGATGTAGTCGTCCATCCGGGCCAGCAGTCTCTGCACCAGGCGG
Coding sequences within:
- a CDS encoding methylaspartate mutase is translated as MNTILATDCGSTTTKAILIQKQQDGTYRLMVRGEAPTTVEAPAEDVTRGVINAVSEVEELSNRKLISEDGTILVTEQPDQGCDIYLSTSSAGGGLQMMVAGVVKEMTGESAERAALGAGAIVMDVLATNDRRPNHEKIESIRRLRPDIILLSGGIDGGTIKHVVELSEIIAAADPKPRFGAGYDLPVIYAGNVAARDKVKEDLEEKTALMLVDNIRPVLERENLGPARHAIHNLFMEHVMAQAPGYAKLMTWARDTTGKQVPIMPTPGAVGEIIQTIARRESITVVGVDIGGATTDVFSVFKGEKFEETKETVFNRTVSANLGMSYSISNVMAEAGFDNVMRWVPFHMDERDLRNRIRNKMIRPTTIPQTLEDLIIEQGIAREALRLAFIQHKRLAVGLKGVQRLRTITETFEQKGSESLVDMLDLDILVGSGGVLSHAPRRSQSALMLIDAFLPEGFTSLAVDSIFMMPQLGVLSRSNEKAATDVFVKDCLIHLGTCVAPICKAKPGAKLAELEIELPDGEKINKEMTFGVIDIVPLEFPSKAIVRVLKAERNVDFGEGPGKEAVAEVSGGLSGIILDGRGRRPFELPEDDSERINKLKEWHAALDCYPNYEHE